The Rhodoferax sediminis genome has a segment encoding these proteins:
- the traF gene encoding conjugative transfer signal peptidase TraF, whose amino-acid sequence MTITPMPSVPAGPDTGRWSGTRRHTAEFLRHVCRRWYLYLPVAVIWGLAYTRLYIDPTPRLPVLFNWTASLPYRVALVRHTPHAIERGDYIVFSFAGEAQASYPGLHGQPFFKQVRGLPGDVVTVEGRTVSVNGEVVGLAKTHAFDRQPLEPIAATVIPPGHYFVQGTGPDSFDSRYRSSGLVRADQVIAIVVPLF is encoded by the coding sequence ATGACGATCACACCCATGCCAAGCGTCCCGGCTGGCCCTGACACGGGCAGGTGGTCAGGTACGCGACGCCACACAGCGGAATTCCTGCGTCATGTCTGCCGGCGCTGGTACCTGTACCTGCCCGTGGCCGTGATCTGGGGCCTGGCCTATACCCGGCTCTACATCGATCCGACACCGCGACTGCCTGTTCTTTTCAACTGGACGGCCAGTCTGCCCTACCGCGTCGCCCTCGTCCGCCACACCCCACACGCCATCGAGCGCGGCGACTACATCGTGTTTTCCTTCGCAGGAGAAGCGCAGGCAAGCTACCCCGGCCTGCATGGACAGCCCTTCTTCAAACAAGTACGGGGGCTGCCCGGCGACGTCGTGACGGTGGAAGGACGCACAGTCTCGGTCAATGGCGAGGTCGTCGGCCTCGCCAAGACACACGCTTTTGATCGTCAGCCCCTGGAGCCGATCGCGGCCACCGTGATCCCGCCCGGGCATTATTTCGTGCAGGGCACGGGTCCCGATTCCTTCGACTCGCGCTACCGCAGCAGTGGCCTGGTGCGCGCGGACCAGGTGATCGCCATCGTGGTTCCACTGTTCTGA
- the traW gene encoding type-F conjugative transfer system protein TraW — protein sequence MKLSHRHRLLLTGLVALITTSWVNATDLGVIGPTYEISEPHLLRMIEQRLREKERTGELKHLEEEAKARGIETVTNPPPIADIRTTQTARTFYMDPSFTLDRNILDAQGRLLFPAGTRKNPLEIVSLSRHLLFFDARDRRQVDRARELMATYQGRVKPILTGGSYLDLMKSWRIPVYYDQQGLLTRRFGIHQVPALVSQEGQRLRIDELEITK from the coding sequence ATGAAGCTCTCTCACCGGCACCGCCTGCTGCTCACGGGCCTGGTGGCGCTGATCACCACGTCGTGGGTAAATGCCACCGACCTCGGCGTCATTGGCCCGACCTATGAGATCAGCGAACCGCATCTGCTCAGGATGATCGAACAGCGCCTGCGCGAGAAAGAGCGCACCGGTGAACTCAAGCACCTGGAGGAGGAGGCCAAGGCACGCGGCATCGAGACGGTCACCAACCCGCCGCCCATCGCCGACATCCGGACCACGCAGACCGCGCGGACCTTCTATATGGACCCGAGTTTCACGCTGGACCGCAACATCCTCGACGCCCAGGGCCGGTTACTGTTTCCCGCGGGCACGCGCAAGAACCCGCTGGAGATCGTGTCCCTGTCCAGGCATCTGCTGTTTTTTGATGCGCGGGATCGTCGCCAGGTCGACCGGGCACGCGAACTGATGGCAACCTACCAGGGGCGGGTCAAGCCCATCCTGACCGGCGGCTCCTACCTGGACCTCATGAAATCCTGGCGCATCCCGGTCTATTACGACCAGCAGGGTCTGCTGACAAGACGCTTCGGCATCCACCAAGTGCCGGCCCTGGTCTCCCAGGAAGGTCAGCGGCTGCGCATCGACGAACTGGAGATCACGAAATGA
- a CDS encoding TraU family protein, which produces MNRLRHRIAAALASVLLLILGGLPIPALAAGAATCTGKFPNPITDICWSCILPISVGSARIANFGDQEDIDNPGSPVCSCGVNPVIGLSIGFWEPARHVEAVRKPFCLTSLGGINLDPGIPAPEAARFTRPEGDGDGGSFYQAHYYTNPVMYWLEVVTDFPCLEKGSFDLAYLTEVDPLWNDDELTLILNPDAVLFANPVAIAACAADCVAASLGFGIREMFWCAGCQGGLYPLDGHVPYHLGGVRTAELIAQRLTAKLHRELVAWGWHGRAGLCGPYFLPVMDKTAYKTQLTYPIPATEKEGGRCCQPFGRTTVTWGAGKEYPVMGEDFAFMLFRKRNCCVGY; this is translated from the coding sequence ATGAATCGGCTGCGTCACCGGATTGCGGCTGCTCTCGCATCCGTTCTCCTCCTGATCTTGGGCGGGCTACCAATCCCTGCGTTGGCCGCCGGCGCCGCCACCTGCACCGGCAAGTTCCCGAACCCGATCACCGACATCTGCTGGTCCTGCATCCTGCCCATCAGCGTCGGCAGCGCGCGCATTGCCAACTTCGGCGACCAGGAGGACATCGACAACCCCGGCAGCCCGGTGTGCAGCTGCGGGGTCAATCCGGTGATCGGTCTGTCCATCGGCTTCTGGGAACCTGCGCGGCACGTCGAAGCGGTGCGCAAGCCTTTCTGCCTGACCTCGCTGGGCGGCATCAACCTCGATCCGGGGATTCCGGCGCCCGAAGCGGCGCGGTTCACGCGACCCGAAGGGGATGGCGACGGCGGGAGTTTCTACCAGGCTCATTACTACACGAATCCTGTCATGTACTGGCTGGAAGTAGTGACGGATTTCCCGTGTCTGGAGAAAGGATCGTTCGATCTGGCCTACCTCACCGAGGTCGATCCGCTCTGGAATGACGATGAGCTGACGCTGATCCTGAACCCCGATGCGGTGCTGTTCGCCAATCCCGTCGCCATTGCCGCCTGCGCCGCCGACTGCGTGGCCGCGTCCCTGGGCTTTGGCATCCGCGAGATGTTCTGGTGCGCGGGCTGCCAGGGTGGCTTGTATCCACTCGACGGCCACGTGCCCTACCACCTGGGCGGCGTTCGTACCGCCGAGTTGATAGCCCAGCGGCTGACCGCCAAGCTGCACCGCGAACTGGTGGCTTGGGGCTGGCATGGGCGCGCCGGCCTGTGCGGGCCCTATTTCCTGCCGGTGATGGACAAGACGGCCTACAAGACCCAGCTCACCTACCCCATCCCCGCCACCGAGAAGGAAGGCGGTCGCTGCTGCCAGCCCTTTGGCCGGACCACCGTCACCTGGGGTGCTGGCAAGGAATACCCGGTTATGGGCGAGGACTTCGCCTTCATGTTGTTCAGAAAAAGGAACTGCTGTGTCGGCTACTGA
- the trbC gene encoding type-F conjugative transfer system pilin assembly protein TrbC, with amino-acid sequence MSSVQAQLPHVVTEVDIERARREQPNITDQDMERARQKYRAPSDAELNAAPVPVQPNIDALPQPKAQAPIDLEALAKGYSAQSDAMAQAQGLATGPGLFVFISLSMPQVTLQRLVDQAARAGASVFIRGLAGGSLRTTVAQVQGLIGQRQVAIQIDPQAFDRFAIERVPSFVLVRDGTRPVSCASGTCAPPEGFLRTTGDVSLDYALEYMQRRSPQFAKDAAGFLRRIKGQGN; translated from the coding sequence ATGTCCAGCGTACAAGCGCAATTGCCCCACGTCGTCACGGAGGTAGACATCGAGCGGGCCCGCCGCGAGCAGCCCAACATCACGGACCAGGACATGGAGCGAGCCCGGCAGAAGTACCGCGCGCCGAGCGATGCCGAACTGAATGCAGCGCCCGTACCAGTCCAGCCGAACATCGACGCCCTGCCCCAACCGAAGGCGCAAGCACCCATCGACCTGGAAGCCCTGGCGAAGGGCTACAGCGCGCAGTCAGACGCCATGGCGCAGGCTCAAGGGCTCGCGACAGGGCCGGGCCTTTTTGTATTCATCAGCTTGTCCATGCCGCAGGTCACACTCCAGCGCCTGGTCGACCAGGCGGCGCGCGCCGGCGCCTCGGTGTTCATTCGGGGTCTTGCGGGCGGCTCGCTGCGCACTACCGTGGCGCAGGTGCAAGGCCTGATTGGCCAACGCCAGGTGGCCATTCAGATCGACCCGCAGGCCTTCGACCGCTTCGCCATCGAGCGCGTGCCCAGCTTCGTGCTGGTGCGTGACGGCACGCGCCCGGTTTCCTGTGCCAGCGGCACCTGTGCGCCACCCGAGGGTTTCCTGCGCACCACGGGCGACGTGAGCCTCGACTATGCGCTGGAATACATGCAACGCAGGTCGCCGCAGTTCGCCAAGGACGCTGCCGGATTCCTGCGGCGCATCAAGGGACAGGGGAACTGA
- the traN gene encoding type-F conjugative transfer system mating-pair stabilization protein TraN: MRRPIRLVVTWFTLLCFVTTQTAAVAQAHDEGTAAGQAANTVTRSQITAPRATEVVPGYTTMPPEGAYYGQPNLSGQINARLAACTLTPNDPVCQAQRGALSSANTPRDAVSPNDPAVLAARRIAGNPATTLEDIASYYSGCQVSTVNTPTTETRVCRQYSGSTQQSCARTLSVSVARSESCTPGDWFAHAGSGSTGLDLQCVSGRPVVQQHFRITSNGAPQAFFDVDMTTPLVFPQKVAALPNTPYGWADGPNGVWVADNQCIGDACHLTAMVANTYRTVCTGSGGDGGDYSCTQVRPFLEVYGACQTGTQSGNNILTWAGSGEDYSSSHLDEPTCYAPSATYSPYFGYDVTGTLQSTYWTVSSQRPIIGWRVNPAYGPIPQMTLGYDRPRTAVAETDQWDDQCPTLSQGSGTSPRCEMAGAARCVDGPATKSIDGVPVTRACWRYETPLSCPQGASSNECAPLIAAGCTRASTACRQMNATTGVCEVTENSYTCPVAPGTNVTAANCPANVFCLAGSCFNTSHTNDSDFARSMSFMEAAREAGVYLDTNNLQVFKGEANSCRDRLFTNCCAADASGAGMSNQSLFGTGSRLVYDVLMNSENRAFLYQGLSALLTSGGFSGSFTSYGVTVAVNGTALPAGAAVMYSGESMVIAFDPWSLAIAVVIYVVMSMMSCNENEGKLAMKEGAGLCHTIGSYCSSCIRIFGDCVSCIENTTGKCCFNSKLARIINEQGRQQFGKGWGSAESPDCSGFSIAQLQSMDFSRMDLTEFYASIVPKLPNVNALQSGNANRASNCYYGQGKCQ; this comes from the coding sequence ATGCGCCGCCCCATTCGACTTGTTGTCACCTGGTTCACCCTGTTGTGCTTCGTCACGACACAAACCGCGGCAGTGGCCCAAGCGCACGATGAAGGCACGGCTGCAGGCCAGGCTGCCAACACCGTAACACGAAGCCAGATCACCGCCCCCCGAGCCACGGAGGTCGTGCCCGGTTACACGACAATGCCGCCTGAAGGCGCCTATTACGGCCAGCCCAACCTGTCGGGCCAAATCAACGCCCGGCTCGCCGCCTGCACCTTGACCCCCAACGACCCGGTGTGCCAGGCACAGCGCGGCGCGCTGTCCTCGGCCAATACGCCGCGCGATGCCGTCTCCCCCAACGACCCGGCGGTGCTGGCCGCACGCCGCATCGCCGGCAACCCGGCCACCACGCTGGAAGACATCGCGAGCTACTACAGCGGCTGCCAGGTCAGTACGGTCAACACACCCACAACCGAAACCCGCGTCTGCCGACAGTACAGCGGCAGCACCCAGCAGTCCTGCGCGCGCACCCTGAGCGTTTCCGTGGCGCGCAGCGAAAGCTGTACACCGGGAGATTGGTTCGCACATGCCGGATCGGGCAGCACCGGGCTGGACCTGCAGTGTGTGTCGGGCCGGCCGGTGGTGCAGCAGCATTTCCGCATCACCAGCAACGGTGCTCCGCAAGCTTTCTTCGACGTCGATATGACGACGCCCCTGGTGTTTCCGCAAAAGGTGGCCGCGCTGCCGAACACGCCGTACGGCTGGGCCGATGGTCCGAACGGCGTCTGGGTTGCCGACAACCAGTGCATCGGCGACGCTTGCCACCTGACGGCCATGGTCGCCAACACGTACCGAACGGTCTGCACCGGCAGTGGCGGCGACGGGGGTGACTACAGTTGCACGCAAGTCCGCCCCTTCCTGGAGGTCTACGGTGCCTGCCAGACTGGGACGCAAAGCGGCAACAACATCCTGACCTGGGCCGGCAGCGGCGAGGACTACTCGTCGAGCCACCTGGATGAGCCCACCTGCTACGCACCGTCAGCGACGTATTCGCCCTACTTTGGCTACGACGTGACGGGCACCTTGCAGAGCACTTACTGGACGGTCTCTTCCCAGCGCCCCATCATCGGCTGGCGCGTCAATCCCGCCTATGGCCCCATTCCGCAGATGACCCTGGGTTACGACCGACCCCGGACTGCTGTGGCTGAAACAGATCAATGGGATGACCAATGCCCAACCCTGAGCCAAGGAAGCGGCACCAGTCCCCGCTGCGAGATGGCCGGTGCGGCGCGCTGTGTCGACGGACCGGCCACCAAGAGCATAGACGGCGTTCCGGTCACGCGCGCCTGCTGGCGCTACGAGACACCGTTGTCCTGTCCGCAAGGCGCCAGCTCCAACGAGTGCGCCCCCCTGATTGCCGCAGGATGCACGCGGGCCAGCACGGCCTGCCGCCAGATGAACGCGACCACGGGCGTCTGTGAGGTTACCGAGAACAGCTATACCTGCCCGGTGGCACCGGGCACCAACGTGACGGCAGCCAACTGCCCCGCCAATGTGTTCTGCCTCGCGGGGAGCTGCTTTAACACGAGCCATACGAACGACAGCGACTTCGCCCGCTCCATGTCTTTCATGGAAGCGGCACGCGAGGCGGGCGTGTACCTGGACACCAACAACCTGCAGGTATTCAAGGGCGAGGCCAACAGTTGCCGGGACCGGCTGTTCACGAACTGCTGCGCGGCAGACGCGTCCGGCGCGGGCATGAGCAACCAGAGCCTGTTCGGCACCGGCTCCCGGCTGGTATACGACGTCCTGATGAATTCGGAGAACCGCGCGTTTCTTTACCAGGGGCTTTCTGCGCTGCTCACCAGCGGCGGGTTCAGCGGCTCGTTCACCAGCTATGGCGTCACGGTCGCCGTCAACGGCACCGCGCTGCCCGCAGGTGCGGCAGTCATGTATTCGGGGGAGAGCATGGTGATCGCCTTCGATCCCTGGTCGTTGGCCATTGCCGTCGTGATCTACGTCGTCATGTCGATGATGTCCTGCAACGAAAACGAAGGAAAGCTCGCGATGAAGGAAGGTGCTGGCCTGTGCCACACCATTGGCAGCTACTGCTCCTCCTGCATCCGCATCTTCGGCGATTGCGTTTCGTGCATTGAGAACACCACCGGCAAATGCTGTTTCAACAGCAAGCTGGCCCGGATCATCAATGAACAGGGACGCCAGCAGTTCGGCAAGGGCTGGGGCAGCGCCGAGAGCCCTGATTGCTCGGGCTTCTCGATTGCCCAACTGCAGAGCATGGATTTCTCGCGGATGGATCTGACCGAGTTCTACGCGTCCATCGTGCCCAAGCTGCCCAACGTCAATGCCCTCCAGAGCGGCAACGCCAACCGGGCCTCCAACTGCTACTACGGTCAGGGAAAATGCCAATGA
- the traF gene encoding conjugal transfer protein TraF: MNNPTSFFAITRLALVLCAVSLTVGALTASAQDAPRRYWSDTWRGWHFYEEPEPDDADKPAVPPKPASPVVPVQPPKAPELAAFERLQKTLEETRNIAIMQPTEANVRRYMELESQVVERASYFADVAQRVAWATPELDPTLQGRPVGAKALEVFEKQQLTERSRSIADLGRDHVLFFFYRSDCPYCHAFAPTLEAFQARHGIKVVAIGVDGGPIPGFPDARADNGIATTLKVTQVPAVFLAQPFTGKITPIGFGVLSEAQLLERIALVATPQADAMVPGASRLIGLQSVFP, encoded by the coding sequence ATGAACAACCCGACATCCTTCTTCGCCATCACCCGGCTGGCCCTGGTTCTTTGCGCGGTCTCGTTGACGGTCGGTGCCTTGACCGCCAGCGCCCAAGACGCCCCGCGACGTTACTGGTCGGACACCTGGCGGGGCTGGCACTTTTACGAAGAGCCGGAACCTGATGACGCTGACAAGCCAGCAGTACCGCCCAAACCCGCGTCGCCCGTGGTACCTGTTCAGCCACCCAAGGCCCCGGAGCTGGCGGCGTTCGAGCGACTGCAGAAAACGCTGGAGGAGACCCGGAACATCGCCATCATGCAGCCCACCGAGGCCAATGTGCGCCGCTACATGGAACTCGAATCCCAAGTGGTCGAACGCGCATCGTATTTTGCGGATGTGGCGCAGCGCGTGGCCTGGGCGACGCCGGAGCTTGACCCGACCCTGCAAGGCCGACCCGTAGGGGCGAAGGCCCTGGAGGTGTTCGAGAAGCAGCAGCTCACGGAACGTTCCCGTTCCATCGCCGATCTGGGCCGGGACCATGTGCTGTTCTTCTTCTACCGCTCCGACTGCCCCTACTGCCATGCGTTCGCGCCCACGCTGGAGGCCTTCCAGGCGCGTCATGGCATCAAGGTCGTGGCCATTGGGGTGGATGGCGGGCCGATACCGGGCTTCCCCGATGCGCGCGCCGACAACGGCATCGCCACGACGCTGAAGGTGACCCAGGTCCCCGCCGTGTTCCTGGCCCAGCCTTTCACCGGAAAGATCACGCCGATTGGCTTTGGTGTGCTGTCCGAGGCGCAGTTGCTGGAGCGCATCGCGCTGGTCGCTACACCGCAGGCTGATGCGATGGTACCCGGTGCCTCGCGCCTGATTGGCCTTCAGTCTGTCTTCCCGTAG
- a CDS encoding conjugal transfer protein TraH — protein MTRTLIQRTGASAITFTLMAVMAIAPHPLLAGDLNAEVNTMFNNLGAIGNYTAPGAFRGQTFNTYTGGSLMMRSPNKVYQLAAVQFPSAKTGCGGIDVFGGSFSHISATEFKNMLRNITAALPGIAFQLALEAVSPLLGGLTKWAKGLETWINNARINSCETAKAIVSTAAEASGYSSQETCADLAIEMGLESDRDAARRRCATDRSSILASARSSGDANIRNKAPFVGNLTWKALQYTGAYLDDQERELIMSLVGTVIFYPEDANRDPEPIAPTLTSISQLLYGQAAGTGTDVVQHLLRCNDYTNCDAVTLNTGYTHTPFTVKVETMMRSIADKIAARTAIPNNSPEVGFVNQTTEPVYKMLSIGATIPGSGLSDSLIGQYRDVIAADYAYVFLERNLRLGMAALDKDYTLQQTQREQVNHIRQRAQAMLLQLSQEKSLLYQKVGSFRAVSSHLEQLERQLRSSMPQHVIDMLGQQAAYLAR, from the coding sequence ATGACCCGTACCTTGATTCAAAGAACTGGTGCCTCTGCCATTACGTTCACCCTGATGGCCGTGATGGCCATCGCCCCGCATCCGCTGCTTGCGGGTGACCTCAACGCCGAGGTGAACACCATGTTCAACAACCTCGGGGCCATCGGCAACTACACGGCGCCGGGAGCGTTTCGGGGTCAGACCTTCAACACCTACACCGGCGGCAGCCTGATGATGCGTTCCCCCAACAAGGTCTACCAGTTGGCCGCCGTGCAGTTTCCCAGCGCCAAGACCGGTTGCGGCGGGATCGACGTGTTTGGTGGCAGCTTCAGCCACATTTCCGCCACCGAGTTCAAGAACATGCTCAGAAACATCACGGCGGCCCTGCCGGGCATCGCCTTCCAGTTGGCGCTGGAAGCGGTGTCGCCCCTGCTGGGCGGGTTGACCAAGTGGGCCAAGGGCCTGGAGACCTGGATCAACAACGCCCGCATCAACTCCTGCGAGACCGCCAAGGCCATTGTCAGTACAGCGGCCGAAGCGAGCGGCTACAGTTCGCAGGAAACCTGTGCCGACCTGGCCATCGAGATGGGTCTGGAAAGTGACCGGGACGCGGCACGCCGCCGCTGCGCAACGGACCGCAGCAGCATCCTGGCCTCGGCCCGGTCGTCCGGCGACGCCAATATCCGCAACAAGGCACCCTTCGTCGGTAACCTGACCTGGAAGGCCCTGCAATACACCGGTGCCTACCTGGACGATCAGGAGCGCGAACTGATCATGAGCCTGGTGGGTACGGTGATCTTCTACCCGGAAGATGCCAACCGCGACCCAGAGCCGATTGCGCCCACCCTCACTTCCATCAGTCAACTGCTCTATGGACAAGCCGCCGGCACCGGCACGGACGTCGTGCAGCACCTGCTGCGCTGCAACGATTACACCAACTGCGATGCGGTGACCCTGAACACCGGCTACACGCACACCCCGTTCACGGTGAAGGTGGAAACCATGATGCGGTCGATTGCCGACAAGATCGCCGCGCGCACCGCCATTCCCAACAACTCGCCTGAGGTTGGTTTCGTCAACCAGACCACCGAGCCTGTCTACAAGATGCTGTCCATCGGCGCCACGATTCCCGGTTCCGGTCTTTCGGACAGCCTGATCGGCCAGTACCGGGACGTGATCGCCGCCGATTACGCCTATGTGTTTCTGGAGCGCAATCTGCGGCTCGGCATGGCCGCGCTGGACAAGGACTACACCCTGCAGCAGACGCAGCGTGAACAGGTCAACCATATCCGCCAGCGCGCCCAGGCCATGCTGCTGCAGCTGTCGCAGGAGAAGAGCCTGCTGTACCAGAAGGTGGGCTCGTTTCGGGCCGTGTCCAGCCATCTGGAACAGTTGGAGCGGCAATTGCGCTCCAGCATGCCCCAGCATGTGATCGACATGCTCGGCCAGCAGGCGGCCTACCTCGCCCGGTAA